The region CTTATTATCTGGATCTTATTGATGAGCTACACCTTAAACATTTGGCGGTAATTGAAGGTTTGGAGATGCCTTCTGATGGTATTAAAGAGGAATGGTTGTTCCGCTTTCGCGAAAGCGGAATTAAAAAAACAGTAAAAGCAATCATAGAGTCTCTCAAAGGCGAAATGCTGCGCAACCAAAGTAAAAACTACAGTTTCCTCTACGATCAAGTGGTAAGTCATGGAGAGTTGTTATCCACTAAAATAGTAGCGGCTTTTCTCAACGCTTGTGATATTCCATTGGTATGGAAAGATGCACGACAGCTTATAAAAACCGACCAAAAATACCGTGATGCTGGTGTGAACTGGAAAGAAACAGAAAATTTAATCATTCAATCTTGTAAAGGTCAGCCGTTTATTACACAAGGTTTTATAGGGTCTGATAACAATGGTTTTACCACCACCCTAGGTAGAGAAGGAAGTGATTATACTGCAGCAATTCTAGCCTACTGCTTGGATGGCACTGGGGTAACCATATGGAAGGATGTGCCTGGAGTTCTTAACGCAGATCCCCGGGTTTTTGAAAAAACAATATTATTAAATAAGATTCCCTACAACGAGGCTATTGAGCTGGCATTTTATGGCGCTTCTGTCATTCACCCTAAAACATTACAACCTCTTCAAGGAAAAGAGATTCCGCTTTATGTAAAATCTTTTATGAACCCAGAGGAGGAAGGCACTGTGATAACGGCTGTGGATACTATTGAGCCTTTAACACCTTGTTATATCGTTAGAAAAAACATGGTTTTCCTGAAGATATCTTCTAGGGATTTTAGCTTTATAGGAGAGCATAATATTTCTGATATTTTTCAAGAATTAAGTATTCACAAGATGCAAGTAGGCTTGCTACAGAATAGTGCGATTAGTTTTTCATTATGTGTAGAAGATAAATACGCTAAAATAAATGAACTTCTTAAGGATCTAGAATCTCGTTATCGCGTAAGTCATGTAGAAGGAGTTTCCCTATATACAGTAAGGCATTATGATGGAGATGCCATCGAGTTTATAGAGTCTGGAAAGACGGTTTTATTAAAACAACGCGCACAAGAAACGCTTCAATTAGTCGTTAAAGAATAGAGGCTCTACAATTATATTATATTTGTATACTTATACCAACCAACTTTTATGGGACTTGTGAACGCAAAAGAGGTAGCCAAAGCTATCCACATAGATAAATACGGTTTCTTAGGAACTCTAGGTGGGTGGACGTTGATGAAGCTTTTACGCATTTCTACTCTTAATAAATTGTATGACAAGCATAAAAATAAAGACACCGCTGACTTTTTAAACGGTCTATTAGAGGACCTTCAAATTGAGTTTGAAATTCCAGTGGAAGACTTAAGACGCATTCCTAAAAACGGTGCTTTTATCACTATTTCAAATCATCCATTAGGAGGAGTGGATGGAGTTTTGTTATTAAAATTACTTCTAGAGCGTCGACCAGACTACAAGATCATCGCAAATTTCTTACTGCACCGTATTGAGCCTTTGAAGCCATTCATCATGCCAGTAAACCCTTTTGAAGACCGTAAAGAGGTGAAATCTAGTACTGTTGGTTTTATGCAGGCTATTAGACATCTTAAAAACGATTTACCTTTGGGTATTTTTCCTGCAGGAGAAGTTTCTACGTATAGAGATGGCAAGCTAGTCGTAGATAAAACATGGGAAGAGAGCTCCATGAAATTGATTCAAAGAGCTGAGGTTCCTGTAATCCCTATTTACTTCCATGCAAAGAATAGTCGCATGTTTTACCTACTCGCAAAGCTTAACGATGTTTTTAGAACTGCAAAACTTCCATCTGAAGTGCTTTCACAAAAAAATCGAGTAGTTAAGGTGAGAATAGGAAATCCTATTTCTGTTAAGGCACAAAAGGAACACAAATCTCTAGATGATTTTACAGATTTCTTACGTAGGAAAACCTACATGCTTTCTAAGCCTTATGATAAAGAAACGAAGAGGTTAAGTGATATTCCTAACGCTATCAAGATACCAAAAGCTCCCAAAAAAATAGCTGCTACTACAGATCAACAAGCCATGATTAAAGAAGTAGATGCTTTGAGAGAAATGGGGGATAAACGTCTTTTAGAATCAAAAAATTACGAAGTATTCTTATCTAAAAAAGAACATATCCCTAATGTCTTAACCGAACTAGGAAGGTTGAGAGAGATCACTTTTAGAGCTATAGGGGAAGGAACTAATAATGCGACAGATCTCGATCATTATGATGACTATTACCATCAAATGTTCTTGTGGGACAGAGATGCTAATCGCATTGCGGGGGCCTATCGCATGGGTATGGGAAGTGAGATCAGTAAGGCTTATGGCATGGACGGCTTTTACCTGAATGAACTTTTTAAATTTGAACCAGAATTGCATAAGATGATGAGTGAATCCATAGAAATGGGACGAGCATTTATCATTAAAGAATACCAGCAAAAACCTATGCCGCTGTTCTTATTATGGAAAGGAATAGTGCACTGTACGTTGAGATTTCCAGAGCATAAATACCTTATAGGAGGGGTGAGTATCAGTAATAAATTCTCTAATTTTTCCAAATCACTTATGATTGAGTTTATGAAGAGCAATTATTACGATCCATATATAGCACAGTACATTACTCCTAAAAAGGACTTTAAAGTAAAATTAGAAGATGCAGATAAGGACTTTATCTTTGATGAAAGCGAGGCAGATCTTAACAAATTTGATAAGATTATAGACGAACTGGAGCCCAATGAATTGAGGTTACCTGTATTGATTAAGAAATACGTAAAGCAAAATGCCAAAGTAGTAGCTTTTAACGTCGATCCTTTATTTAACAATGCAGTAGATGGTTTAATGTACATACGTATCGCAGACCTTCCAGAAAGCACCGTAAAGCCAGTTTTAGAAGAGTTCCAAGCAGAGATGGAATCTAAGTATTTCAATGGGCAAGATGATACAAAAGAAGAGGAATAATCTCAAAATATGACAAGTTGAATAACAGGGTCCTATTTTTATTTGTTTTTATTCCTTTCATCATCAACGCGCAATCTATTAAAGGAAATATTACAGACGCCACTTCAAATGAACCTTTAGCTTCTGTAAACGTTTACTTTTCAGGCACCTCAAAAGGAACCATTACCGACTTTAATGGGGATTTTGAAATTTCTTATTATGAAAATAGTCAGAGTGTTTTTACAGTAAGCCTATTAGGTTATGTAACACAAACCTTTAGTGACCCTTTAAACACCGACTTCTCTAACCTTAAATTACAGCCTAAAGTAGGTGAGCTTCCAGCCGTTTACCTCTATCCAGATCCCTGGAGCCGTAAGAAAAAGGAGAAGTACTTTATCAATCAATTTATAGGTACGACTGCAATTGCAAAGGAATGTAGTATTCTCAATCTCGATAAAGTGAGAATGCGTTTTAATCCAATTACTAAAAAGATGACTGCTTATGCTGAAGAGCCTGTACTTATAGAAAATAGAGATTTAAATTACCTAGTAACCTATAACCTGATAGATTTTGAGATTAGTTTTGAAGAGGAAAACTTAGAAAACATCAAAATTAGCAGCTCCATTGAAATTCCTACCCATTATATGATTTCTTCTTACTTTGTAGGCAGTGCCTTTTTCAAAGAATTAAATGAAAAAGATTCAAAAAGAGGGTGGGTAAGACGTCATCGCAAACGCGCTTATAAAGTTTCTGAAGTGCGATTATTTAAACTAATTGCTCAAAGCAGATTTGAAGAAGAAGGCTATCAACTCGTTTTTGATAGAAAAAAAGTTGCGGTAAAAGATCATATCAGAAGCAGGAGAAAAGGAGCTTTATATACTGTTGATTTTAGAGAAAAAAGATACGAAGTTATAGACTCTCAGAACTTTCAATCTGCTATATATCTTGACGCGCCTATATTAGTGATTTCAGATGCGGGTAATGTTCTCAATTATAGAGTTTTAAAAACAGGTGGGTTTGTTTCCAATTTAAAGGTGTCAGGTATGTTACCTCTAGATTATAAGATGGAGTAAAGGCTAAGCTTTTTTATTTTTTTTCTGTAGGTATTGCTCTGCAAATTCCGTGCAGTAGGCTTGTAACTCTTTGCGGCTGGCTTTAAAAGCATTTTTTATATCCGTATCACTTCCTTGAGCGGTATCAAGACTGTCCATTTTGAGATGAAAAACAGTTGCTTTTTTGGTTCTTGATTTAGCCAGCAGATGTGCTTTATCTGAAAAGGTGATAATGTAGTCAAATACAATATCTTCCACAGCTTCAAAATTCCTTCTAGATTTCTCTACAGGTATGCCTAAAGAGTCCATCACCTTTAAAGTCATTTGATGAATAGGTTGGGATTCTATTCCAGCACTGAGCACCTGTGTTTTCTTAGAGCTATAATAATCAAGAAACCCTTGGGCCATAGGGCCTAAGGTTGAATTTGTAGTACTGAGAACGAGAATTTTTAGGGCCATTGTTTTCAACAACAAACATCAATAATCATGTTTGTGTTAACGCAAAGTTAAGACCATTAATTCTTGTGTACAAAAAAAGGCCTTAAACTTAACATTTAAGACCTTATATAACTGATAATCAGTTGTTTTTTAAAACCAGCCCTTTTTGTTGACTTGATAGGTGTAATAAAACTCTTCATCAGACTTCGTCAGATAAATAATACCTTCTATTAATCCTATAATACCTAAGGTTCCACAACTAAGAACACTTATAATTAATTGAATAATACCTTCTTTGTTGTATCCCAAAATAAACTTGTGAATACCAAATGATCCCAAAAAGATCCCTAATATACCAGCTAGAATTTTTTTGTTTTCCTGATTATTTACCGTTCGATTAAAGTCTTGTTGAAAGTTTCTGGCACTTTCTTTTGCGCTGTTTGCTGCGTCGTTGAAAGTTTCCTTGGCAGATTCTTTTGCATTTTCAAAGCCACTTTTTGAACTGTCGTATCCTTCTGTGCTCATGTTTATTTATTTAAGTTGGTGCTGGTAAATGTAGTTTATTTTTCAAATAGGTCCTCATTGCTAGGTTCCCAAAGTTCTACTTTACGGCCATCACAATCTATAACCCACCCAAATTTACCATAATCATACTCTTCTATCTTACCGACTACTTCAACAGCATTTTGTTTCAGTTCTTCTAATAAACTTTTTAAATCAGCGACTCGGTAATTAATCATAAAATCCTGTTTGCCTGGATCAAAATAGGTGGAATCAGATTCAAAAGGACTCCATTGTTGGCTTGCTTTTTTATCAAGCTTTACACTCTCTGCTTGCCAGAAGGTGCATCCATAGTCATCTACGGGTAATCCTAAATGCTTCTCATACCAAGCTTTTGTTGCTTGTGTATCCTTACACTTAAAGAAAATACCGCCTATTCCTGTAACCTTTTTCATAATGCTTGGTGGTGTTTGATGATTTTATTTGCGATGACATCGGCAAGTTGGTATTTAGATTCTACGGTCCATCCAGCCACATGCGGACTCAACAATACGTTATCCATTTCTAGTAGTGCCGCAAATGCCGTTGGGATTTCGCTATTGCGAAAGAGAGATTCAAAAGAACCTTTTTCATATTCCAGTACATCCAGTCCAGCACCTAAAATCTTCATGCTTTTTAAGGCAGCAACAAGATCCTCTGTGACCACAGATTTTCCTCTTGCGGTATTGATCAGGTAAAATGGTTTTGAAAAAGCCTCTATAAAAGCTTTGTCGATCATGCCTATAGTTAATTTAGTTTGTGGGGTGTGAAGACTCAATACATCAGCTTGTTGTTGTAATTCTTGCAGGCTTACTTGTGTACAGTTCTTATCTCCTACATGTTCCTCAATGTCATGACAAATCACTTTACAGTCAAAACCAGAAAGTTTTTTGGCAAAAGCTTTTCCCATATTCCCGTAGCCAATAAGTCCTACGGTCTTCCCGTCCAGTTCTAAGCCGCGATTTTCTTCTCTACGCCACAATCCAGATCGGACTTCTCGGTCTGCTCTATTTAAATGATTGAATAAGGAAAGCAACATTGCCAAAGCGTGTTCACCTACAGCATTTCTATTTCCTTCTGGTGCGTTGTAGCAAGATATTCCTTGTTGTTGGGCAACATCTAGATCTATATTTTCCAGTCCAGCGCCTACGCGACCTATAAACTTTAAAGAAGTGGCCGCTTGAAGAAATTCTTTGTCAATGGGGAACCTGCTGCGCACGATCATCCCGTCATATTTGCTTATCACTTTCATGATGTCTTCCTTAGAGGAAGTATAATCAAAATGGTTTTCAAAGCCAGCTTGTTCTAGTTTTTGTGCAAGTATAACGTGGTTGCTATCGAGGTGAAGTACTTTCATGATCTATATTTCTTTCATAAACAGCGGACTGAATTCCGCCGCTGGGAATCTATTTTGTCGCCCCTGGCGTTTTTCAAATTCAAACTCGAGCAGGCGGACTAAAGTCCGCCGCTGGGAATTTATTTTGTTGCCTGCGGCATTTTTTTATGTAGCCGAATGAATTCGGCTTTTTTTCTTTTCAATTTCTGGTTTCCGTTCCCCAACCCTAAAGGGTGCAGAAGCACAAGCTCAGGTGTTCCTATTCAAATTCAAATTCGATTTCGATTTCAAGTTCGATTTCAAATTTTAGTTTCGACTACCGCTCGACCAAGCATTTTTTTTTCTCCATCACTCAAAAATTTATTTTTCCACATGCCACATGCCTAATACCTAATCAAACCTCTACCATATTGAGTTCCTGCTCATAGTCGTATTGCAAGTCTTCATGGAGTGTGGAGATACGTGTTTTGACAATAATAAGTTGTCTTTCCATAAGGTCACGCATGGTTTTACTGCGCAATACTTGTGGATGGGTCTCTCTCATCAATCGGCAAAAGTGGATCAAAATAGAAACTTCTGTTTCCTTAATTCCCGAGTAACGCACATATTTTTTGGACTCCCGCAGGACTTTACGCACTCCTTTTTGAAGACGGTAATTGTTTGCTGTATTGAGTGCTAGAAACATGTTGTCCATCAAGGTTTTCACGTTTGCGACGTATTCATCTTCATCAGTGGATTCAAAAAGCAGGTAGGTAAGGAGTTCCTTATTCTCTTTCTTAAATCGAGAAAGACGTAAGATGATCTTCATCAGGTCGTCATCAGACCTGAATTTAAGCTCTTCCTTTAACTCTTTTACCGTAGCCGTTTTCATGATTAACGAAGATAAGCAATGGAATAGAGTTTTTAATAAATCTAAAGTTAGAAAAGCGTCTTTGTATTTGTGATATTCCCGCTTTCGCGAAAGCGTGCCAGTAGACCTACTTCTATTTGCAGAAAAAGTAATTAGAAAGCGTCAAATAGTTATACTTCTAGATACCAATAATTGCCTTTGCAATCATGAAATAGATCAAAATTCCAAATATGTCGTTACTGGTTGTAATAAATGGGCCTGTAGCGAGTGCCGGATCTATACCTCTCTTATGTAGAGCGAGTGGAACAAAAGTACCAACTAGTCCAGCCACTATAATGACGGCAAAGAGCGAAATAGAAATAGCAAGGGAGGTAAGAATTTCTCCTTTAGTAGCAAATGTGTAAGCAAATAAAAGTATGGCTAGTATGACTCCATTTAACATCGCGAGCAATACTTCTTTAATCAAACGATTCCCTATACTCCCTCTCAAATCATCATTTGCGATACCTTGTACAATGATCGCACTGGATTGCACTCCTACGTTTCCTGCCATAGCGGCTATCAATGGAGTAAAGAAAAATAGTACGGCGTGCTTTTCAAATATCTCTTCAAAACCACCCATGATTGCCGCGGCACCTATACCACCTAATAGTCCTAGAACCAGCCAAGGCAGTCGCGCTTTAGTCAATTCTAAAATACTGTCATTTGCTTCAACGTCTTGCGAGATACCACTGGCGAGTTGGTAATCTTTCTCTGCTTCTTCTGTGATAAAATCCATAATATCATCAATGGTAATGCGACCTACAAGTCGTTCCAATTCGTCAACCACAGGAATGGCCTCTAAATCGTATTTACGCATGATACGAGAGACTTCTTCTCCAGGAGTGTTGACGGTTACAAAATCTACTTTAGGAATATAAACGTCTTTTATAGGGGTAGATTCCTTACTGGTTAATAGATCTTTTAAGGAAAGTCTCCCTTTGAGTTTGTTGTTGTTGTCTACTACATATATGGAATGCACACGAGTCACGTTTTCGGCCTGTGCACGCATTTCACTTACACATCCAGTAACCGTCCAATTCTCATTAACACGCACCAGCTCTTTTGCCATCAGTCCACCGGCACTGTTTTCGTCAAAACGCAACAGATCCACAATGTCTTCTGCATGTTGTTCATCAATTATTTGATTGATTACTTCTTGGGCAATATTATCAGGAAGTTCGTTTAAGATATCTGCCGCATCATCGGTATCCATCTCTTCCAGCTCTTCAGCGATTTCTTTTGGAGAAAGGGCATTAAGAATGCGATCTCTCTGGTCTTCATCCAGCTCCATTAAAGCTTCAGAAGTTTTTTCTGAATCGAGAAGCTTTACAATATATACAGCTTGTTCCAGATTGAGTTCATCAATAATTTCTGCGATATCAGCAAAGTGAAGCTCTTCTAAAATGTGTTCCAGCTGTTTACTATCATTGACGTCAATCAGTGAACGTATCTCTTGTATAAAGTCATTTGTGATGTTAAACTGCATGGATGAGGCTTATAGGGCAAATATAAATTTTTGAATAAGAGAAATAGAGTTTTTTAAAGCAAAATATTTCATGAGTGAGGCCTTAATTAAGTATTTTAATAACTTCTATAGAGCATAGATGAATGTCTATGCTAACTTACTCCAGAGGTAATTTACTGCTCCTCTAATACTACCAGCAAATTTTTAACAAAGCTATTTATGAGTTTTATTAACCTACTCCATAAGTGATCCCATACTCGTCTAATAAGGAGAGCAACTCGCCACTAACATTTACCTTTTGTAATTTAGCAGACATATCAATCGATATTTTTTCTTCATGATCTTTTAAATTAAAATACAAACGGTGATCTCCTTGGTGTTTATCTAGTGCTTCCTTTAAAATTTCAATACGCTCTTCTATAACTTCACTTACGTGAAACTCAATGGTTAACTTTTTGGCAGCGCTTGCCATGACGTCTTGTAACTGTCCCATTTGTGTAAATAGGATACGAGGATCCCTTGGTCTACCCGTATTTTTATCGAGCCATCCTTGTTGAATCTTTACTTTAGCGTGTAAGAATGAATTTGGTACTAAAAAGTGTCTGAATTTCAAATAGTCCTCACCAAAAATTCTGAATTCGTGAGTCTCATCATAATCTTCCATAGTAAACATCCCCCAAGGTTTGTTGGCCTTACTCATCATGTGTCTTGCTTCTGTAATCACACCGCAAAAAGTAAGCTCTCTATTGACTAGTGGCTCTAGTTCTTTCATGGCTGCTAGGTTTGCATTACAAAAGAATTTGATTTCCTTTTTGTAATCGTCTAATGGATGACCAGAAATATAGATTCCTACGACTTCTTTCTCTCTTTTCAATTTTTCCATCGCACCCCAATCTTCGCAAATGGGTAATTGTGGTTCTGGGATTTGCACATCACTTGCTTCTCCAAATAGGCTCACTTGTGCACTATTTTCATTTTCTTGAAACTTCTGAGCATATTTCACTACTTGTTCTAAAAATATCTGACCGTTGTCAAATTCATAGAAAAATTGCGCTCTATTATCACCGCCTAAACCGTCAAAACCACCACTTAAAGCTAGCGCTTCAAAAGACTTTTTATTTGCAGTTCGCAAGTCGATACGCTTTGCCATATCAAAGATACTTTTGTAATGGCCCTCTTTTCTATTATCTATAATGGTCATTACAGCACCATGGCCTAATCCTTTTACAGCTCCCATCCCAAAACGAATTGCTCCTTTAGGGTTAACGGTAAATTTATAATTGGATTCATTCACATCTGGACCTAGCACATCAAGTCCCATACGACGGCATTCATCCATGAACTTCGTCACATCTTTGATTTGGTTCATGTTATTAGAAAGGGTTGCTGCCATAAATTCAGCGCCGTAATTTGCTTTTAAATAAGCCGTTTGGTAAGCGATCCATGCATAACAAGTGGAGTGTGACTTGTTAAAGGCATAAGAAGCAAATGCTTCCCAGTCTTTCCATACCTTTTCTAAAATGGTACGGTCATGTCCGTTTGCTTCACCAGCATCTAGGAATTGGGGCTTCATTTTTTGAAGTGTGGCCATTTGTTTTTTACCCATAGCTTTTCTCAAAACATCGGCATCACCCTTGGAGAAATTGGCTAGTTTTTGAGACAGTAACATTACTTGCTCTTGATACACCGTAATACCATAAGTTTCCTTCAGGTATTCTTCCATGGCATCTAGATCATAAACAATGTCTTTACGACCGTGTTTACGATCAATAAATTCTGGGATATATTCTAATGGCCCCGGTCTATACAAAGCGTTCATCGCGATAAGATCGGCAAACTGGGTAGGTTTGAGTTCTCGCATATACTTTTGCATCCCGACACTTTCATACTGGAAAATAGCAGTTGTTTCTCCACGCTGGAACAGCTCGTAGGTTTTCTCGTCATCTAGCGGGATGGACTCTATATCCAGTGCTATTCCATGGCGTTCTTTTATAATGGCGACTGTATCCTTGATTTGGCTTAAGGTTTTTAACCCTAAGAAGTCCATTTTCAACAATCCAGCACTTTCTACAACTTCGTTATCAAACTGAGTGACATAAAGATCAGAATTCTTTGCTGTTGCTACAGGAACAAAGTTGGTCAGATCATCTGGTGTAATGATCACTCCACAGGCATGAACACCGGTATTTCTGACAGAACCTTCAAGAATTCGAGCTTGTTTTAAGGTCTCGGCAGTTAGGTCATTTCCAGCGGCGAGGCTTCTTAGTTCTCTCACCATATCAGCATCATCTCCACGGAATTTTCCACTGATTTCATTATCTGCTAAGGCAAAAATATTTTTAAGTTTAGCAAAATCAGGTATTAATTTTGCCACACGATCTGCATCTTGTAGCGGCAGATCGAGCGCTCTTGCAGTGTCTCTTATGGATGACTTTGCTGCCATGGTTCCATAAGTTATAATTTGCGCTACTTGAGAGGAACCGTATTTTTCAATAACGTAATCCATTACTTTATATCGATTTTCATCATCAAAATCAATATCAATATCGGGCATGGACACTCGATCTGGATTTAGAAAACGCTCAAAAAGTAAGTCGTAGTGAATGGGGTCTACATTTGTAATTTTCAAACAATAAGCCACGGCACTACCAGCAGCAGATCCACGTCCTGGGCCTACGGCGACATCCATTTCTCGTGCGGCCTTTATAAAATCCCAAACGATCAAGAAATAACCCGGATAACCCGTATTCTGAATAACGCTCAATTCAAAATCGAGACGTTCCTTAATTTCATCTCCAAAGTCTTCTCCGTAGCGCATTTTAGCACCTTCATAAGTAAGATGTTTTAAATAGGCATTTTCTCCGTTTTTAGTTTTTGCGCTGGCGTCATTGATATCTATAAACTCTTCAGGGATATCAAAAGCTGGAAGTAATACATCTCTAGCGAGTTCATAAGCTTCCACTTTATCAACGACTTCTTGTACATTCAGGATGGCTTCTGGTAAATCTTTAAAGAGTTCTTTCATCTCTTGTGCAGACTTGTAGTAATATTCTTGGTTAGGTAATCCATAACGATACCCTCGTCCACGGCCTATAGGTGTTGCTTGTTTCTCATTATCTTTTACACAAAGTAAAATGTCGTGAGCATTAGCATCTTCTTTATGGACGTAATAGGTGTTGTTAGTAGCGACAATTTTTACATCGTGCTTGCGTGCAAAGTTGATCAGTACTTCATTGGCACGATTTTCATCTTCTTGACCATGGCGCATTACTTCTATATAAAGATCATCACCGAAGTGTTTTTTCCACCACAACAAAGCTTCTTCAGCTTGATTTTCTCCTAGATTCAAGATTTTAGAAGGAACTTCACCATACATGTTTCCGGTAAGGACAATAAGGTCTTCCTTAAATTCTTCAATCAGTTTTTTATCTACTCTAGGCA is a window of Nonlabens sp. MB-3u-79 DNA encoding:
- a CDS encoding aspartate kinase, which encodes MKIYKFGGASVKDADGVRNVLHVLQVMGAEDLGVVISAMGKTTNALEDVISSYQDNDAYYLDLIDELHLKHLAVIEGLEMPSDGIKEEWLFRFRESGIKKTVKAIIESLKGEMLRNQSKNYSFLYDQVVSHGELLSTKIVAAFLNACDIPLVWKDARQLIKTDQKYRDAGVNWKETENLIIQSCKGQPFITQGFIGSDNNGFTTTLGREGSDYTAAILAYCLDGTGVTIWKDVPGVLNADPRVFEKTILLNKIPYNEAIELAFYGASVIHPKTLQPLQGKEIPLYVKSFMNPEEEGTVITAVDTIEPLTPCYIVRKNMVFLKISSRDFSFIGEHNISDIFQELSIHKMQVGLLQNSAISFSLCVEDKYAKINELLKDLESRYRVSHVEGVSLYTVRHYDGDAIEFIESGKTVLLKQRAQETLQLVVKE
- a CDS encoding GNAT family N-acyltransferase; the encoded protein is MGLVNAKEVAKAIHIDKYGFLGTLGGWTLMKLLRISTLNKLYDKHKNKDTADFLNGLLEDLQIEFEIPVEDLRRIPKNGAFITISNHPLGGVDGVLLLKLLLERRPDYKIIANFLLHRIEPLKPFIMPVNPFEDRKEVKSSTVGFMQAIRHLKNDLPLGIFPAGEVSTYRDGKLVVDKTWEESSMKLIQRAEVPVIPIYFHAKNSRMFYLLAKLNDVFRTAKLPSEVLSQKNRVVKVRIGNPISVKAQKEHKSLDDFTDFLRRKTYMLSKPYDKETKRLSDIPNAIKIPKAPKKIAATTDQQAMIKEVDALREMGDKRLLESKNYEVFLSKKEHIPNVLTELGRLREITFRAIGEGTNNATDLDHYDDYYHQMFLWDRDANRIAGAYRMGMGSEISKAYGMDGFYLNELFKFEPELHKMMSESIEMGRAFIIKEYQQKPMPLFLLWKGIVHCTLRFPEHKYLIGGVSISNKFSNFSKSLMIEFMKSNYYDPYIAQYITPKKDFKVKLEDADKDFIFDESEADLNKFDKIIDELEPNELRLPVLIKKYVKQNAKVVAFNVDPLFNNAVDGLMYIRIADLPESTVKPVLEEFQAEMESKYFNGQDDTKEEE
- a CDS encoding carboxypeptidase-like regulatory domain-containing protein encodes the protein MNNRVLFLFVFIPFIINAQSIKGNITDATSNEPLASVNVYFSGTSKGTITDFNGDFEISYYENSQSVFTVSLLGYVTQTFSDPLNTDFSNLKLQPKVGELPAVYLYPDPWSRKKKEKYFINQFIGTTAIAKECSILNLDKVRMRFNPITKKMTAYAEEPVLIENRDLNYLVTYNLIDFEISFEEENLENIKISSSIEIPTHYMISSYFVGSAFFKELNEKDSKRGWVRRHRKRAYKVSEVRLFKLIAQSRFEEEGYQLVFDRKKVAVKDHIRSRRKGALYTVDFREKRYEVIDSQNFQSAIYLDAPILVISDAGNVLNYRVLKTGGFVSNLKVSGMLPLDYKME
- a CDS encoding low molecular weight phosphatase family protein produces the protein MALKILVLSTTNSTLGPMAQGFLDYYSSKKTQVLSAGIESQPIHQMTLKVMDSLGIPVEKSRRNFEAVEDIVFDYIITFSDKAHLLAKSRTKKATVFHLKMDSLDTAQGSDTDIKNAFKASRKELQAYCTEFAEQYLQKKNKKA
- a CDS encoding TM2 domain-containing protein gives rise to the protein MSTEGYDSSKSGFENAKESAKETFNDAANSAKESARNFQQDFNRTVNNQENKKILAGILGIFLGSFGIHKFILGYNKEGIIQLIISVLSCGTLGIIGLIEGIIYLTKSDEEFYYTYQVNKKGWF
- a CDS encoding VOC family protein, giving the protein MKKVTGIGGIFFKCKDTQATKAWYEKHLGLPVDDYGCTFWQAESVKLDKKASQQWSPFESDSTYFDPGKQDFMINYRVADLKSLLEELKQNAVEVVGKIEEYDYGKFGWVIDCDGRKVELWEPSNEDLFEK
- a CDS encoding 2-hydroxyacid dehydrogenase, encoding MKVLHLDSNHVILAQKLEQAGFENHFDYTSSKEDIMKVISKYDGMIVRSRFPIDKEFLQAATSLKFIGRVGAGLENIDLDVAQQQGISCYNAPEGNRNAVGEHALAMLLSLFNHLNRADREVRSGLWRREENRGLELDGKTVGLIGYGNMGKAFAKKLSGFDCKVICHDIEEHVGDKNCTQVSLQELQQQADVLSLHTPQTKLTIGMIDKAFIEAFSKPFYLINTARGKSVVTEDLVAALKSMKILGAGLDVLEYEKGSFESLFRNSEIPTAFAALLEMDNVLLSPHVAGWTVESKYQLADVIANKIIKHHQAL
- the mgtE gene encoding magnesium transporter; the protein is MQFNITNDFIQEIRSLIDVNDSKQLEHILEELHFADIAEIIDELNLEQAVYIVKLLDSEKTSEALMELDEDQRDRILNALSPKEIAEELEEMDTDDAADILNELPDNIAQEVINQIIDEQHAEDIVDLLRFDENSAGGLMAKELVRVNENWTVTGCVSEMRAQAENVTRVHSIYVVDNNNKLKGRLSLKDLLTSKESTPIKDVYIPKVDFVTVNTPGEEVSRIMRKYDLEAIPVVDELERLVGRITIDDIMDFITEEAEKDYQLASGISQDVEANDSILELTKARLPWLVLGLLGGIGAAAIMGGFEEIFEKHAVLFFFTPLIAAMAGNVGVQSSAIIVQGIANDDLRGSIGNRLIKEVLLAMLNGVILAILLFAYTFATKGEILTSLAISISLFAVIIVAGLVGTFVPLALHKRGIDPALATGPFITTSNDIFGILIYFMIAKAIIGI